Proteins encoded in a region of the Mucispirillum schaedleri ASF457 genome:
- a CDS encoding hemolysin family protein — translation MDINVGESVLMLGLAVLLVFLNGFFVLSEFSIVKIRRSRLEELVKIGRPNAKLALGMTHKLDSYLSATQLGITLSSLALGWVGEPAFARLLEYLFADFFGVNKTLLHTVSFVIAFTFITLMHVVMGELIPKSIAIAKTEGAVLKVAAPLHFFWVIFFPLIKTFDFLSAFFLKRLGIHPASEAETAHSEEELKFIVGESVRGGVLDSVEEEIIKNAVDFSDTVAKEIMTPRKDIVCLIADKSYEENLAIVKASNHTRYPYCEGGKDSIVGMIHIRDLFENQLSQNPCSDLSKLVREMIIVPETASISDILAKMNRRQIHTALVLDEYGGTAGLLTMEDIIEEIMGDISDEHDEKTEECRQIDENTFEFDGMASLEDSGERIGINFEDEEQVTIGGYVFNLLGRVPVAGDKAEDESCIYEVLDVDGNRVKKIRAVLKQKDTNNSESFE, via the coding sequence ATGGATATTAATGTTGGTGAGTCGGTATTGATGCTGGGGCTTGCTGTTCTTCTAGTTTTTCTTAATGGTTTCTTTGTTTTATCAGAATTTTCAATTGTAAAAATAAGGCGTTCTCGTTTAGAGGAGCTGGTTAAAATAGGCAGACCAAATGCAAAACTTGCTCTTGGTATGACACACAAGCTGGATTCCTATTTAAGTGCTACTCAATTAGGTATAACATTATCATCTCTTGCATTAGGATGGGTAGGTGAGCCTGCTTTTGCAAGACTTTTAGAATATTTATTTGCAGATTTTTTTGGTGTTAATAAAACACTGCTTCACACTGTAAGTTTTGTTATTGCTTTTACTTTTATTACCCTTATGCATGTGGTAATGGGCGAGCTTATACCAAAATCTATAGCTATTGCCAAAACAGAAGGTGCTGTTTTAAAAGTAGCTGCACCACTTCATTTCTTTTGGGTAATATTTTTTCCATTAATTAAAACTTTTGATTTTCTTTCAGCATTTTTCTTAAAAAGACTGGGAATACACCCTGCATCAGAAGCAGAAACTGCTCATTCAGAAGAAGAATTAAAATTTATTGTTGGCGAAAGTGTTCGTGGTGGAGTATTAGATTCTGTTGAAGAAGAAATTATCAAAAATGCAGTTGATTTTTCAGATACAGTTGCAAAAGAAATTATGACACCAAGAAAAGATATAGTATGCCTTATTGCTGATAAATCTTATGAAGAAAATCTTGCAATAGTAAAAGCATCTAACCATACAAGATATCCATACTGTGAAGGTGGCAAAGATTCTATTGTTGGTATGATACATATTAGAGATTTATTTGAAAATCAGCTTTCACAAAACCCGTGCAGTGATTTATCAAAACTTGTAAGAGAAATGATTATTGTGCCAGAAACTGCTTCTATTTCAGATATACTTGCAAAAATGAACAGGCGGCAAATCCATACTGCATTAGTATTAGATGAATATGGCGGCACAGCCGGTCTTTTAACTATGGAAGATATTATTGAAGAGATTATGGGTGATATATCTGATGAACATGATGAAAAAACAGAAGAATGCAGGCAGATAGATGAAAATACATTTGAGTTTGACGGAATGGCATCATTAGAAGATTCTGGGGAAAGGATTGGCATTAATTTTGAAGATGAAGAGCAGGTAACAATAGGCGGATATGTATTTAATCTTTTAGGCAGGGTGCCTGTTGCTGGAGACAAAGCAGAAGATGAATCATGTATATATGAAGTATTAGATGTTGATGGCAACCGTGTTAAAAAAATAAGAGCTGTATTGAAACAAAAAGATACTAACAATTCAGAAAGTTTTGAATAA
- a CDS encoding outer membrane beta-barrel protein — protein MKKALIVVMFLMSFAGYSYANDMWINLGYSYYLPEESSAKAPLGPVNLTIGGQVTDWVAIDFSIGYLWDLKPHQAETDINIMPVRLNFLIQPCFDTGMFDVLPYIGIGPQISANNTDYANNIFSYGFSAKAGVRFIENGFLFGVGLEYLYNPLEVEYNGLKNKYNASGIMFGGEIGVVF, from the coding sequence ATGAAAAAAGCATTAATTGTTGTTATGTTTTTAATGTCTTTTGCAGGTTATTCTTATGCAAATGATATGTGGATAAATTTAGGCTACAGCTATTATCTGCCAGAAGAAAGCAGTGCAAAAGCTCCTTTGGGACCTGTAAATTTAACTATTGGCGGTCAAGTTACAGACTGGGTGGCTATTGATTTCAGCATAGGTTATTTATGGGATTTAAAGCCACATCAGGCAGAGACAGATATTAATATAATGCCTGTCCGTCTTAATTTTCTTATACAGCCATGTTTTGATACAGGTATGTTTGATGTGCTGCCATATATTGGTATAGGGCCGCAAATATCTGCAAACAATACAGATTATGCAAACAATATATTTTCTTATGGCTTTTCTGCAAAAGCTGGTGTAAGATTTATTGAAAATGGGTTTTTATTTGGTGTAGGTTTAGAATATTTATATAATCCATTAGAAGTGGAATATAATGGTTTAAAAAACAAATATAATGCATCAGGCATTATGTTTGGCGGCGAAATAGGTGTAGTTTTTTAG
- a CDS encoding outer membrane beta-barrel protein, with translation MKVFMKISFIMAAVFAVSFNYAYAQESKSRSNDSWFLAGYSYTFPDSGAMEGLQGPATITIGGDLWRFIGLELTLGGRWDTQNYTSSSNIGDINIPYEATNILWSFDMKPYLILQPKLGVDMISLRPYFGIGPSFHFTGINSTEEFLGKSSKDSASSFDVGVSVKAGLRLQAIKFLFVGVGTEYLYHQAKLNNKTYNFSGWTVGAEVGFIW, from the coding sequence ATGAAAGTTTTTATGAAAATTTCTTTTATTATGGCTGCAGTATTTGCAGTTTCTTTTAATTATGCTTATGCACAGGAAAGCAAATCTAGAAGTAATGACAGCTGGTTTTTAGCAGGCTATTCTTATACATTCCCAGACAGTGGTGCAATGGAAGGTTTGCAGGGACCTGCAACTATTACTATTGGTGGTGATTTATGGCGTTTTATTGGTTTAGAGCTTACTCTTGGCGGTAGATGGGATACACAAAATTATACTAGCAGCTCTAATATAGGTGATATTAATATACCTTATGAAGCAACAAATATATTATGGTCTTTTGATATGAAACCATATTTAATTCTGCAGCCAAAGTTAGGTGTTGATATGATTTCTTTAAGACCATATTTTGGTATTGGTCCTTCTTTTCATTTTACAGGTATAAATTCAACAGAAGAATTTCTTGGAAAATCTAGTAAAGATTCTGCATCATCTTTTGATGTGGGTGTTTCAGTAAAAGCAGGCTTAAGGCTGCAGGCAATTAAATTTTTATTTGTAGGCGTAGGCACTGAATATTTATATCATCAGGCAAAATTGAATAATAAAACTTATAATTTTTCAGGCTGGACAGTTGGTGCTGAAGTTGGCTTTATTTGGTAA
- a CDS encoding BspA family leucine-rich repeat surface protein → MSQENLLNAVISSNIDEIVNLLKSGVEVTKDIVSEADKTLKEFEKQSKKNKALLNDTTIEHTNQYRIYKMLFLYMKGYELKSILTTYGYNVESKQIENKQKVKNKKDLIKMLKDDTVYLGSLDISKIDDFSELFKSAKKRKDFKGIDLWDTKHVKDMSYMFAGFDFKKVKEGSDDLYNWIKNLDVSNVENMAGMFFGAKSFNQDISGWNVSSVKYFDSMFSGALSFNQNINNWDVSSAVRMNSMFRHAESFNQPLDKWNVSNVSLMGFMFYGAVSFNQDISMWDTTNVEYMRRMFDGALSFNQNIDNWNISSLLTNIGHREELETNYYENEDVYCMYGYHHIAPKDITINEYKKVVYGFDNKTNLKYYKPEKTELWDNYFMFKYAQFDCPAKPKWLDIPEKKDGKYKPVTRLQLFALVYDEDVALADIDISEITDLSGLFYSSSISKGIDFTGADGWDTAHVKDMSYMFYKATDVVFDINNWNVSNVENMERMFSKSRYFNKPLHKWDTANVKNMSYMFAGCEQFHQDISNWNVSNVENMEGMFYGCRFFNYPLNSWDVSKVTNMSKMFKQAYYFNQPLDKWDVSKVTNMSEMFMQVYHFNQPLDKWDVSNVKNMEGMFYNTGSFNQPLNSWNVSNVENMHAMFAYSKHFNQPLDKWDVSNVKNMENMFGSSEKTKEYMKIFGIK, encoded by the coding sequence ATGAGTCAAGAAAATTTATTAAATGCTGTTATCAGCTCTAATATTGATGAAATTGTTAATTTATTGAAATCTGGAGTTGAAGTTACTAAAGATATTGTTTCAGAAGCTGATAAAACTTTAAAAGAGTTTGAAAAGCAGAGCAAAAAGAATAAAGCATTATTAAATGATACCACTATTGAGCATACAAATCAGTATCGTATATACAAAATGTTATTTCTTTATATGAAAGGTTATGAACTTAAAAGTATATTGACTACATACGGATACAATGTTGAAAGTAAGCAGATAGAAAATAAACAAAAAGTTAAAAATAAAAAAGATTTAATAAAGATGTTAAAGGATGATACTGTGTATTTAGGCTCCCTTGATATTAGTAAAATAGATGATTTTTCAGAGCTTTTCAAATCTGCTAAAAAAAGAAAAGATTTTAAAGGAATAGACCTTTGGGATACAAAACATGTAAAAGATATGAGCTATATGTTTGCAGGCTTTGACTTTAAAAAAGTGAAAGAAGGGAGCGATGACCTTTATAACTGGATAAAAAACTTAGATGTATCAAATGTGGAAAATATGGCAGGTATGTTTTTTGGAGCTAAAAGTTTTAATCAAGATATAAGCGGCTGGAATGTATCCAGTGTAAAATATTTTGATAGTATGTTTTCAGGTGCATTATCTTTTAACCAGAATATAAATAACTGGGATGTGTCAAGTGCTGTCAGAATGAATAGTATGTTTCGCCATGCAGAAAGTTTTAACCAGCCGTTAGATAAGTGGAATGTATCTAATGTGTCTCTTATGGGCTTTATGTTTTATGGTGCTGTTAGCTTTAATCAGGATATTAGTATGTGGGATACAACTAATGTTGAATATATGAGAAGAATGTTTGATGGAGCATTATCATTTAACCAAAATATTGACAACTGGAATATAAGCAGTTTATTGACAAATATTGGGCATCGTGAAGAATTGGAAACTAATTATTATGAAAATGAAGATGTATATTGTATGTATGGTTACCACCACATTGCTCCAAAAGATATAACTATCAATGAGTATAAAAAGGTAGTATATGGGTTTGATAATAAGACTAATTTAAAATATTATAAACCGGAAAAGACTGAACTGTGGGATAACTATTTTATGTTTAAATATGCTCAGTTTGACTGCCCTGCAAAACCGAAATGGCTTGATATACCTGAGAAAAAAGATGGTAAATATAAACCAGTAACTAGATTACAGCTTTTTGCATTAGTATATGATGAAGATGTGGCTTTAGCTGATATTGATATATCAGAGATAACAGATTTATCAGGGCTTTTTTATAGCAGCTCCATTTCTAAAGGCATAGATTTTACAGGTGCTGATGGGTGGGATACAGCACATGTAAAAGATATGAGCTATATGTTTTATAAAGCAACTGATGTGGTATTTGATATAAATAACTGGAATGTATCTAATGTAGAGAATATGGAAAGAATGTTTAGCAAATCTCGTTATTTTAACAAGCCTTTACATAAGTGGGATACAGCAAATGTAAAAAATATGAGCTATATGTTTGCTGGTTGTGAACAATTCCACCAAGATATAAGTAACTGGAATGTATCTAATGTAGAAAATATGGAAGGAATGTTTTATGGATGTCGTTTTTTTAACTACCCACTTAATAGCTGGGATGTTTCAAAAGTTACTAATATGAGTAAAATGTTTAAGCAAGCTTATTATTTTAATCAACCACTTGATAAATGGGATGTGTCAAAAGTTACTAATATGAGTGAAATGTTTATGCAAGTTTATCATTTTAATCAACCACTTGATAAATGGGATGTATCTAATGTGAAAAATATGGAAGGTATGTTTTATAATACTGGAAGCTTTAACCAGCCACTTAATAGCTGGAATGTATCAAATGTAGAAAATATGCATGCTATGTTTGCTTATTCTAAACATTTTAACCAGCCGCTTGATAAGTGGGATGTATCTAATGTGAAAAATATGGAAAATATGTTTGGTTCTTCAGAGAAAACTAAAGAATATATGAAAATATTTGGTATAAAGTAA
- the mazG gene encoding nucleoside triphosphate pyrophosphohydrolase translates to MNEFDKLIDIVKKLRAPDGCPWDRKQTLYSLKDALIEETCELIDALDNKDIENIKEELGDVLLHVVFHSQTACEDGLFNIEDVICGINEKLIRRHPHVFKNEHYETAEQVKERWDEIKKEENKDKTAPDSILDKVPKSLPSLMQAEKLQKKASKYGFDWENPEQVFKKLQEELNELHDAYKEKNKEHISEELGDVIFVLSRLATHLDISADESLRKVNNKFRRRFGFIEKSLKETGRTLETTTVAEMEEKWQEAKRKGL, encoded by the coding sequence ATGAACGAATTTGATAAATTAATAGATATAGTAAAAAAACTTCGTGCACCTGATGGCTGCCCATGGGACAGGAAACAAACATTATACAGTTTAAAAGATGCTCTTATTGAAGAAACCTGCGAGCTGATTGATGCTCTTGACAATAAGGATATAGAAAATATTAAAGAAGAACTTGGCGATGTGCTTTTACATGTAGTTTTTCATTCACAAACTGCATGTGAAGACGGTCTTTTTAATATAGAAGATGTTATTTGCGGTATTAATGAAAAACTAATCCGCAGACACCCACATGTTTTTAAAAATGAACATTATGAAACAGCTGAACAGGTAAAAGAAAGGTGGGATGAAATAAAAAAAGAAGAAAATAAAGATAAAACAGCCCCAGACTCTATTCTTGATAAAGTGCCAAAAAGTCTGCCATCTTTAATGCAGGCAGAAAAACTGCAAAAAAAAGCATCTAAATATGGTTTTGACTGGGAAAATCCTGAACAGGTGTTTAAAAAACTACAGGAAGAATTAAACGAACTGCATGATGCTTATAAAGAAAAAAATAAAGAGCATATCAGCGAAGAATTAGGTGATGTGATATTTGTTCTTTCCCGCCTTGCAACTCATTTAGACATTAGTGCTGATGAATCTTTAAGAAAAGTAAATAATAAATTTCGCAGACGCTTTGGATTTATTGAAAAATCACTTAAAGAAACAGGCAGAACACTTGAAACCACTACTGTTGCAGAAATGGAAGAAAAATGGCAGGAAGCAAAAAGAAAGGGATTATAG
- a CDS encoding NFACT RNA binding domain-containing protein, translating to MDGLTFYKLIHILKEKLINSKLNTLTIDKDSVFLSFYAGGIFNLEYRAAPAPPVLKKVVNIIGESPGAISAIHGAFVTDIGTFSYERACFIELKKRKASGKLLTYKLILEPAGNYANFFLLSSEDIILYSLSPRTIDADRNIGAGGRYSLPKANKKYTLLKYDGAVSFNELSGFYPVTAKYADMLLEKYSFAESCRIIQNNLLDDKFYIDEKGKVIPFYIDNAKVITYEYLGDYFCVKENKSASKDISRRIKKLYTLKRDKYLDLAEKLEQELNTAKKYQEILDEAELIKNNLYKVQAAGKYIFEKYSKDGICEVEYNVEHGDNLQKKSEKLFKKAFRLKKSVSLIEERLQDTMQLALFSEEQIFYAETLSEEELSEFEKILDDESKNKNKKQKKELLKPFLEYVGDGFRLYAGKNSASNHELVFKFAQSDDIWFHGRNIPSAHIIIRLEKAELTNEIIEFAAKVTAYYSKYGSESLIDIDYTYKKYVTKPKNTPAGFVIYKRFKTITVKPFTMQEISNYGLLK from the coding sequence ATGGACGGATTAACTTTTTATAAACTTATTCATATATTAAAAGAAAAATTAATTAATTCTAAACTAAATACATTAACTATTGATAAAGATTCTGTTTTTTTATCATTTTATGCAGGCGGTATTTTTAATCTGGAATACAGGGCTGCTCCTGCTCCGCCAGTTTTAAAAAAAGTAGTAAATATAATAGGTGAAAGCCCCGGTGCAATTTCTGCTATTCATGGGGCATTTGTAACGGATATTGGCACTTTTTCCTATGAAAGAGCCTGCTTTATAGAGCTTAAAAAAAGAAAGGCAAGTGGAAAACTTTTAACTTATAAGCTTATTTTAGAGCCTGCTGGCAACTATGCAAACTTTTTTCTGCTTTCAAGTGAAGATATTATTTTATATTCCCTTTCTCCACGAACTATTGATGCAGATAGAAATATAGGGGCAGGTGGCAGATACAGCCTTCCAAAAGCTAATAAAAAATATACTCTTTTAAAATATGATGGTGCAGTGTCATTTAATGAGCTTTCTGGCTTTTATCCAGTTACTGCAAAATATGCAGATATGCTGCTTGAAAAATATTCTTTTGCAGAAAGCTGCAGGATAATTCAAAATAATCTGCTTGATGATAAATTTTACATAGATGAAAAAGGTAAAGTTATCCCATTTTATATTGATAATGCAAAAGTAATCACTTATGAATATTTAGGAGATTATTTCTGTGTAAAGGAAAATAAATCTGCCTCAAAAGATATTTCTCGCAGAATTAAGAAACTTTATACTTTAAAGCGTGATAAATATTTAGATTTAGCAGAAAAACTTGAGCAGGAATTAAATACTGCAAAAAAATATCAGGAAATACTAGATGAGGCAGAATTAATCAAAAATAATCTTTATAAAGTTCAGGCAGCAGGTAAATATATTTTTGAGAAATACAGCAAAGATGGAATTTGTGAAGTAGAATATAATGTGGAGCATGGGGACAATTTACAGAAAAAAAGTGAAAAACTTTTTAAAAAGGCTTTCAGACTAAAAAAATCAGTTTCATTAATAGAAGAAAGACTGCAGGATACAATGCAGCTTGCCTTATTTTCTGAAGAGCAGATATTTTATGCTGAAACACTTTCTGAAGAAGAGCTTTCAGAATTTGAGAAAATACTAGATGATGAAAGTAAAAATAAAAACAAAAAACAGAAAAAAGAGCTGTTAAAGCCATTTTTAGAATATGTTGGTGATGGTTTCAGATTATATGCTGGTAAAAATTCTGCATCAAACCATGAGCTTGTTTTCAAGTTTGCTCAAAGTGATGATATATGGTTTCATGGAAGAAATATTCCATCAGCTCATATTATCATAAGGCTTGAGAAGGCAGAACTAACTAATGAAATAATAGAATTTGCAGCAAAAGTTACAGCATATTACTCAAAATACGGCAGTGAAAGCCTTATTGATATTGACTATACTTATAAAAAATATGTTACAAAGCCTAAAAATACACCTGCTGGGTTTGTAATTTATAAAAGATTTAAAACTATTACTGTAAAACCTTTTACAATGCAGGAAATAAGTAATTATGGACTATTAAAATAA
- the surE gene encoding 5'/3'-nucleotidase SurE yields MNILISNDDGIYADGIQSLAKALKNIANVTVAAPLYERSGASQSLTIHQPVHVKEVVRNGEFLGYGINGSPADCIKLALFDICREKPDYIISGINKGPNNACNIHYSGTVGAAAEGAVNGIMSFAVSLTGYHHKDYSVSADFMKDFIQKAHLIPKASLLYNINIPPLKREEIKGVRWTYASQYSYLLNYDKGIDPFGENFYWLADFREPEHIDKWTDDGALSEDYISITPLLMDRTDYKALEQIQKLGDIW; encoded by the coding sequence ATGAATATACTTATAAGTAATGATGACGGCATATATGCAGACGGTATCCAAAGCCTTGCAAAAGCCTTAAAAAATATTGCTAATGTTACAGTTGCAGCACCTTTATATGAAAGAAGTGGAGCAAGCCAGTCTTTAACAATTCACCAGCCTGTGCATGTAAAAGAAGTGGTTAGAAATGGCGAATTTTTAGGCTATGGCATTAATGGCAGCCCTGCCGACTGTATAAAACTTGCTCTTTTTGATATATGCAGAGAAAAGCCTGATTATATTATTTCTGGTATTAATAAAGGTCCAAACAATGCATGTAATATACATTATTCCGGCACAGTTGGTGCAGCGGCAGAAGGTGCAGTTAATGGTATAATGTCATTTGCTGTAAGTTTAACAGGCTACCACCATAAAGATTATTCTGTCAGTGCTGATTTTATGAAAGATTTTATACAAAAAGCACACCTTATACCAAAAGCAAGCCTTTTGTATAATATAAATATTCCACCATTAAAAAGGGAAGAAATAAAAGGTGTCAGGTGGACTTATGCTTCCCAGTATTCATATCTTTTAAATTATGATAAAGGCATAGACCCTTTTGGAGAAAATTTTTACTGGCTTGCAGATTTCCGTGAGCCAGAACATATTGATAAATGGACAGATGACGGTGCATTAAGTGAAGATTATATATCTATTACTCCACTTTTAATGGACAGAACAGATTATAAAGCATTAGAACAGATACAAAAATTAGGAGATATATGGTGA
- a CDS encoding tetratricopeptide repeat protein — translation MVINRLLSFIFLFLLVFAVSSFAQVTVPNYAFTGQEITNFKVRPSYTAIQFNFSMPSQMDIYLQKRKEELSSGDKRDYMSDEPGFIYKDPNSARFTSLFVGAKALRNNVVKSFLNKSYIDTVNSYLRFESKLQKSEYAVETRFLYGLSLFYTGSQKEAVDVLLEVLKTEGEYSILAQDALFLISSELKRYSIMEETASLVNDFTEYSISKWIEYLYSKDRFEDIIQLLNNYPVLEADYPVYKNIRITCYYFLKQYKNIEKIADNITDTNITPIIADSFIMSGKNNKAKNYIKELPKNDIYYLLTAKMDISDGRLANASDKIMNIKSDNEKLSLLFYAVSDKFDKVTPAFLQSFKFKDRVNNDYVYFYTGLKYFEYKDYANSMLFFSMIGFNKELINSSYFYQGMASLQLDINRAEYNFNKFVNTGSDTEKLMLAKFMLSQIYFLKSKYDEALMLVDDCTAQYCEVLKGDLYLALNNEEKAFEYVKNKTDDRSRLIRANVYYNDKKYKSAVAELVKIKKSTPDSEFLLMMSLFKEKRVLDAEKIMKNNKEDIRIFSNGIQQLILAGEGRKALAYMEGLKDLSPEFKLERAKLLAAYNKIKEAKADYNSLIISGSYLYESLNGLFEIAKNEKKGKSFIDEKLSFIEKSSEFENKDMIISKFAAYSLEVNSPNTAIGYVNFFMDNYPQSKYYPDVLETRAKLFRLTGRYDNCIADADKIISKGGDMAEDALFMKAECMENINKNKAMDIYKEVAKTSKRFSKPAYSRVAGLSNSAEDVLWASENLKQGSPNLWQAGYLRFIDLSDKKDFDKHAAYIEEMAKTSTPAVRSASLWRIGKNQFENGKVEDAAASFMKGYYLFPNEKYAAENLIGAKASYTKRKMKKELAVVENMLKNYNIKNEKSTSNQKVNISRKNNK, via the coding sequence ATGGTGATAAATAGACTCCTTTCTTTTATATTTTTATTTTTATTAGTGTTTGCAGTCAGCAGTTTTGCTCAGGTTACTGTGCCAAACTATGCGTTTACTGGGCAGGAAATAACTAATTTTAAAGTCCGACCAAGCTATACTGCTATCCAGTTTAATTTTAGTATGCCAAGCCAGATGGATATTTATCTGCAAAAACGAAAAGAAGAATTATCAAGCGGCGATAAAAGAGATTATATGTCTGATGAGCCGGGCTTTATATATAAAGACCCAAATTCTGCACGGTTTACATCTTTATTTGTAGGAGCAAAAGCACTTCGTAATAATGTTGTAAAATCTTTTTTAAATAAATCATATATAGATACAGTCAATTCTTATCTTCGCTTTGAAAGCAAACTGCAAAAAAGTGAATATGCAGTAGAAACAAGATTTTTGTATGGATTAAGCCTTTTTTATACAGGCAGTCAGAAAGAAGCAGTAGATGTGCTTTTAGAAGTGCTTAAAACGGAAGGTGAATATTCTATACTTGCTCAAGATGCTTTATTTTTAATATCTTCTGAGCTTAAAAGGTATAGTATAATGGAAGAAACTGCATCTCTTGTTAATGATTTTACAGAGTATTCTATTTCTAAATGGATAGAGTATCTTTATTCAAAAGACAGGTTTGAAGATATTATTCAGCTGTTAAATAATTATCCTGTATTAGAAGCAGATTATCCAGTTTATAAGAATATCCGTATTACATGTTATTACTTTTTAAAACAGTATAAGAATATTGAAAAAATTGCAGATAATATTACAGATACTAATATTACACCTATTATTGCAGATAGTTTTATTATGAGCGGTAAAAATAACAAAGCTAAAAATTATATTAAGGAACTGCCGAAAAATGATATTTACTATCTGCTGACTGCTAAAATGGATATATCAGATGGCAGGCTTGCAAATGCCAGTGATAAGATTATGAATATTAAAAGTGATAATGAAAAGTTATCATTACTTTTTTATGCAGTAAGTGATAAGTTTGATAAAGTAACACCTGCATTTTTACAGAGTTTTAAGTTTAAAGACAGGGTTAATAATGACTATGTATATTTTTATACAGGTCTTAAATATTTTGAATATAAAGACTATGCAAACTCTATGCTTTTCTTTTCCATGATAGGCTTTAATAAAGAATTGATTAATTCATCATACTTTTATCAAGGTATGGCAAGCCTGCAGTTAGATATAAACAGAGCAGAGTATAATTTTAATAAGTTTGTAAATACTGGAAGCGATACTGAAAAACTTATGCTTGCAAAATTTATGCTTTCCCAGATTTATTTCTTAAAATCTAAATATGATGAAGCACTTATGCTTGTAGATGACTGCACGGCTCAATACTGCGAAGTGTTAAAAGGCGATTTATATCTTGCTTTAAATAATGAAGAAAAAGCATTTGAATATGTAAAAAATAAAACTGATGACAGGTCAAGGCTTATTAGAGCTAATGTTTACTATAATGATAAAAAATATAAAAGTGCTGTTGCAGAACTTGTAAAAATTAAAAAATCAACACCAGATTCTGAATTTTTACTTATGATGAGCCTTTTTAAAGAAAAACGAGTGCTGGATGCAGAAAAAATTATGAAAAACAATAAAGAGGATATTCGCATATTTTCTAATGGTATTCAGCAGCTTATATTAGCAGGGGAAGGCAGGAAAGCTCTTGCTTATATGGAAGGTTTAAAAGATTTATCGCCAGAATTTAAGCTTGAAAGAGCAAAACTTTTAGCAGCATATAATAAAATAAAAGAAGCAAAAGCAGATTATAACTCACTTATTATATCAGGCAGCTATCTTTATGAATCATTAAATGGACTTTTTGAAATTGCTAAAAATGAGAAAAAAGGCAAGTCATTTATAGATGAAAAACTGAGCTTTATAGAAAAAAGCAGTGAATTTGAAAATAAAGATATGATTATTTCTAAGTTTGCTGCTTATTCTTTGGAAGTCAATTCGCCAAACACCGCTATTGGCTATGTAAACTTTTTTATGGATAATTATCCCCAGTCTAAATATTATCCAGATGTTCTTGAAACAAGGGCAAAACTTTTCCGCTTAACAGGCAGATATGACAACTGTATTGCTGATGCAGATAAAATCATCTCAAAAGGTGGAGATATGGCAGAAGATGCTTTATTTATGAAAGCAGAGTGCATGGAAAATATTAATAAAAATAAGGCTATGGATATATATAAAGAAGTTGCAAAAACAAGCAAAAGATTTTCAAAGCCAGCTTACAGCAGAGTGGCAGGGCTTAGTAATAGTGCAGAAGATGTGCTTTGGGCATCAGAAAATTTAAAGCAGGGCTCACCAAATCTCTGGCAGGCAGGGTATTTAAGGTTTATAGATTTATCAGATAAAAAAGACTTTGATAAACATGCAGCATATATTGAAGAAATGGCAAAAACATCCACACCAGCAGTCCGCTCTGCATCATTATGGCGTATTGGAAAAAATCAGTTTGAAAATGGCAAAGTGGAAGATGCGGCAGCTAGTTTTATGAAAGGCTATTATCTTTTTCCTAATGAAAAATATGCTGCGGAGAACTTAATTGGTGCAAAAGCATCTTATACAAAAAGGAAAATGAAAAAAGAATTAGCAGTTGTAGAAAATATGCTGAAAAATTATAATATAAAAAATGAAAAGTCTACTTCAAATCAAAAAGTGAATATTAGTAGAAAAAATAATAAATAA